One Nonomuraea angiospora DNA segment encodes these proteins:
- a CDS encoding Ada metal-binding domain-containing protein: MTYTLVGADGRPYASAVPGTLGGHRGVRLYGRLDCPSALRAIARGGYIRHRVFFADAGDAVAAGYRPCSRCLPEAYQAWKGRETA; this comes from the coding sequence ATGACGTACACGCTGGTGGGGGCCGACGGCCGTCCGTACGCGAGTGCGGTGCCCGGCACGCTGGGCGGGCATCGGGGGGTCCGGCTGTACGGGCGGCTGGACTGCCCCTCGGCGCTGCGCGCCATCGCCCGCGGGGGATATATCCGGCATCGGGTCTTCTTCGCGGACGCCGGTGACGCGGTGGCGGCCGGGTACCGGCCGTGTTCGAGATGCTTGCCGGAGGCGTACCAGGCATGGAAGGGCCGGGAGACGGCGTGA
- a CDS encoding 2OG-Fe(II) oxygenase, which produces MNAAKLTEELAEKTTAELTKETTEELTKEVTMDWAKLAEEVNSYGCALTPPVLTPEECKEIAGLYDEVGLFRSTIDMERHRFGAGQYRYFSRPFPPLVDKLRAAFYPRLLPIARDWAARLGQPAPWPDDFDEWLDMCHRAGQTRPTPILLRYKRDDWNALHRDLYGDLVFPLQVVIGLDRPGEDYTGGEFLLVEQRPRAQSRGTVTLLPQGHGLIFTTRDRPVRSSRGWSASPVRHGVSTVRSGLRHTLGLVFHDAK; this is translated from the coding sequence ATGAACGCGGCGAAGCTAACGGAGGAGCTGGCGGAGAAGACGACGGCAGAGCTGACGAAGGAGACGACGGAGGAGCTGACGAAGGAGGTCACGATGGACTGGGCGAAACTGGCGGAAGAGGTCAACTCGTACGGGTGCGCGCTGACGCCGCCGGTGCTCACCCCCGAGGAGTGCAAGGAGATCGCCGGCCTGTACGACGAGGTCGGGCTGTTCCGGTCCACGATCGACATGGAGCGGCACCGGTTCGGCGCCGGGCAGTACCGCTACTTCAGCCGGCCGTTCCCGCCGCTGGTGGACAAGTTGCGGGCGGCGTTCTACCCGCGGCTGCTGCCGATCGCCCGCGACTGGGCGGCCAGGCTGGGCCAGCCGGCGCCGTGGCCGGACGACTTCGACGAGTGGCTGGACATGTGCCACAGAGCGGGGCAGACCAGGCCGACGCCCATCCTGCTGCGGTACAAGCGGGACGACTGGAACGCGCTGCACCGCGACCTCTACGGTGACCTGGTGTTCCCGTTGCAGGTCGTGATCGGGCTGGACCGGCCGGGCGAGGACTACACCGGCGGCGAGTTCCTGCTGGTGGAGCAGCGGCCGCGGGCCCAGTCGCGGGGGACGGTGACGCTGTTGCCGCAGGGGCACGGGCTGATCTTCACCACGCGCGACCGGCCCGTGCGCTCCTCGCGGGGCTGGTCGGCCTCCCCCGTGCGGCACGGGGTGAGCACCGTCCGGTCCGGGCTGCGGCATACGCTGGGGCTCGTCTTCCACGACGCGAAATGA
- a CDS encoding helix-turn-helix domain-containing protein — MDLKDRVRELRAEGRSPKEIAKALKVSPSVVAPLVRAIASEAPAAEPEVVGCWVNVGWSAGLTVDPARGWVDEAPGAGLGGLVCVLVARRHTWDRMTVAGFLADVYCLGAKNAIGPDVLDDRDLRRFRQYFFGEYAGFQEAPIELARNLVFGSVDYARTLGFEPHEDFAPAADVLGKWEGDAAITFGRDGRPFYAPGPDDDPARVLRTLRRTLSDEDFDYVTEGP; from the coding sequence ATGGACTTGAAGGATCGGGTACGCGAGCTGCGCGCCGAGGGCCGCTCCCCGAAAGAGATCGCCAAGGCGCTGAAGGTGTCGCCGTCCGTCGTGGCGCCGCTGGTGCGGGCCATCGCCTCGGAGGCCCCCGCCGCCGAGCCCGAGGTGGTCGGGTGCTGGGTCAACGTCGGCTGGAGCGCGGGGCTCACCGTCGACCCGGCCCGCGGATGGGTGGACGAGGCCCCCGGCGCCGGCCTGGGCGGTCTGGTGTGCGTGCTGGTCGCGCGGCGCCACACCTGGGACAGGATGACGGTGGCCGGCTTCCTCGCCGACGTCTACTGCCTCGGGGCGAAGAACGCGATCGGCCCCGACGTGCTCGACGACCGTGACCTGCGGCGCTTCCGCCAATACTTCTTCGGCGAGTACGCGGGCTTCCAGGAGGCGCCGATCGAGCTGGCCCGGAACCTGGTGTTCGGGTCCGTCGACTACGCGCGGACGCTCGGGTTCGAGCCGCACGAGGACTTCGCTCCGGCGGCCGACGTGCTGGGCAAGTGGGAGGGGGACGCGGCGATCACGTTCGGCCGTGACGGCAGGCCCTTCTACGCGCCGGGGCCGGACGACGACCCGGCGAGGGTGCTGCGGACGCTGCGGCGCACGCTCTCCGACGAGGACTTCGACTACGTCACCGAAGGCCCGTGA
- a CDS encoding methylated-DNA--[protein]-cysteine S-methyltransferase, translated as MDIHSIIESPLGRILLVGDGSALTRVSFDVGAGARLRWEPAAFEEVERQFAEYFAGERVTFDLPLATRGTPFQERVWEAVDELPYGTTTTYGALAARVGAPRERIRAVGAAVGANPLLVVRPCHRVVGADGTLTGYAGGIERKHELLTLEGALQPQLWSAVG; from the coding sequence ATGGACATCCACAGCATCATCGAAAGCCCGTTGGGCCGGATCCTGCTCGTCGGTGACGGCTCCGCGCTGACGCGCGTGTCGTTCGACGTGGGCGCAGGGGCTCGTCTGCGGTGGGAGCCGGCCGCGTTCGAGGAGGTCGAGCGGCAGTTCGCCGAGTACTTCGCGGGCGAGCGGGTCACGTTCGACCTGCCGCTCGCCACCCGCGGCACCCCGTTCCAGGAGCGGGTGTGGGAGGCCGTGGACGAGCTGCCGTACGGGACCACGACGACCTACGGCGCGCTCGCCGCGCGGGTGGGCGCGCCGCGTGAGCGGATCCGCGCGGTCGGCGCGGCCGTCGGTGCGAACCCGCTGCTCGTCGTCCGGCCCTGCCACCGCGTCGTCGGGGCGGACGGCACGCTGACCGGGTACGCGGGCGGCATCGAGCGCAAGCACGAGCTGCTCACGCTCGAAGGCGCCCTGCAGCCGCAGCTCTGGAGCGCCGTCGGATGA
- a CDS encoding alpha-ketoglutarate-dependent dioxygenase AlkB family protein: MEGPGDGVRREIAPGAVHVPGWLTLDEQRHLVEACREWATGPVPIRHTVLPRGGVMSVQTVCVGWHWQPYRYTRIAHDVNGRQVAEFPAWLGELGRRALADAYGRPSDTYEPDTALINFYDGQARMGMHQDKDEKSDAPVVSLSIGDRCLFRFGNTETRGRPYTDVELASGDLFVFGGPSRFAYHGVPKVRPGTGDPATGLASGRLNITMRVTGLR; this comes from the coding sequence ATGGAAGGGCCGGGAGACGGCGTGAGGCGGGAGATCGCGCCGGGTGCGGTACACGTGCCCGGCTGGCTGACGCTGGACGAGCAGCGCCACCTCGTCGAGGCGTGCCGCGAGTGGGCCACGGGGCCGGTGCCGATCCGGCACACCGTGCTGCCCAGGGGCGGCGTGATGTCGGTCCAGACGGTGTGCGTGGGGTGGCACTGGCAGCCGTACCGGTACACGCGCATCGCCCACGACGTGAACGGCCGGCAGGTGGCCGAGTTCCCCGCGTGGCTGGGCGAGCTGGGGCGGCGCGCCCTGGCCGACGCGTACGGACGCCCCAGCGACACGTACGAACCCGACACCGCCCTGATCAACTTCTACGACGGCCAGGCCAGGATGGGCATGCACCAGGACAAGGACGAGAAGTCCGACGCCCCAGTGGTGTCGCTGAGCATCGGCGACCGGTGCCTGTTCCGCTTCGGCAACACCGAGACGCGCGGCCGGCCGTACACCGACGTCGAACTCGCCTCAGGCGATCTGTTCGTGTTCGGCGGGCCGTCGCGCTTCGCCTACCACGGCGTGCCGAAGGTCCGTCCGGGCACCGGCGATCCCGCCACCGGCCTGGCCTCCGGCCGCCTCAACATCACGATGCGCGTCACGGGCCTTCGGTGA